A genomic region of Geothrix edaphica contains the following coding sequences:
- a CDS encoding cupin domain-containing protein: MSNGQVVPETRGVTVQLLATVDLGPEIEGMAGRQLRMRMVTIEPGGVFGPIHDHKDRPGTVYILQGTITDHRNGVATDYGPGVGWPEDRNTTHWLENRGTLPAVEISVDIVRQA, from the coding sequence ATGAGCAACGGACAGGTGGTGCCTGAGACCAGGGGTGTCACGGTGCAGCTGCTCGCGACGGTGGATCTGGGCCCCGAGATCGAGGGCATGGCAGGGCGCCAGCTTCGGATGCGGATGGTGACCATCGAGCCTGGAGGCGTCTTCGGCCCGATCCATGACCATAAGGACAGACCAGGCACCGTCTACATTCTGCAAGGAACCATCACGGATCACCGGAATGGCGTCGCAACGGACTATGGGCCGGGAGTGGGCTGGCCCGAGGACAGGAACACGACGCACTGGCTGGAGAACAGGGGAACGCTGCCGGCCGTGGAGATCTCGGTCGATATCGTCCGGCAAGCGTAA
- a CDS encoding PAS domain-containing protein gives METTYPVLCAWCGTTTGQGQVPHSHGICRSCRAALVGVPLLSAEQLEAMPFGVIELDPDGFVLSYNKAEESLSGMASSSVVGRHFFREVAPCTSVKDFEGRFHSFISSQSGPESFNFTFRFPGRTTKVSIAFVRSEHASAFVLVKAFTEMGHGG, from the coding sequence ATGGAAACCACCTACCCTGTTCTGTGCGCCTGGTGCGGAACGACAACGGGCCAAGGCCAGGTGCCCCACTCGCATGGCATTTGCCGGTCCTGCCGCGCTGCGCTGGTCGGCGTGCCCCTGCTTTCGGCAGAGCAGCTTGAAGCCATGCCCTTCGGCGTCATCGAGCTTGATCCGGATGGGTTTGTCCTGAGCTACAACAAGGCGGAGGAGTCCCTTTCCGGGATGGCTTCCTCGAGTGTGGTGGGCAGGCATTTCTTCCGCGAAGTCGCGCCCTGCACTTCCGTGAAGGACTTTGAAGGCCGATTCCACTCGTTCATATCGTCCCAGTCAGGCCCCGAGAGCTTCAACTTCACCTTTCGGTTCCCAGGTCGAACCACGAAGGTCAGCATTGCCTTTGTCCGGTCCGAGCACGCATCGGCCTTTGTGCTGGTGAAAGCTTTCACGGAAATGGGCCACGGAGGCTAG
- a CDS encoding pyrimidine dimer DNA glycosylase/endonuclease V, translating to MRLWSIHPQYLDAKGLVALWREGLLAQAVLAGQTKGYRSHPQLARFLQSSAPPSYIAAYLKEVHAESLRRSYHFDARKIGAFPALPPLSVTQGQLDYEWTHLTTKLRVRDPEWLKPFEAIRQPVPHPLFQVIPGGIAPWEVVTA from the coding sequence ATGCGTCTCTGGTCCATCCATCCCCAGTATCTAGATGCCAAGGGCCTCGTGGCTCTGTGGCGCGAAGGGCTGCTTGCCCAGGCCGTCCTGGCCGGCCAGACCAAGGGCTATAGAAGCCATCCCCAGCTGGCGCGCTTCCTCCAGTCCTCGGCGCCGCCGTCGTACATCGCGGCCTACCTGAAGGAGGTGCATGCCGAATCGCTTCGCCGCAGCTACCACTTCGATGCGCGGAAAATCGGGGCGTTCCCGGCCCTTCCTCCGCTGTCCGTCACCCAGGGCCAGCTTGACTATGAGTGGACGCACCTCACGACCAAGCTTCGCGTTCGCGACCCGGAGTGGCTCAAGCCGTTCGAGGCCATCAGACAGCCTGTCCCCCATCCCCTCTTTCAAGTCATCCCGGGCGGCATCGCGCCCTGGGAAGTGGTGACGGCGTGA
- a CDS encoding class I SAM-dependent methyltransferase has protein sequence MTQLSPDQVAGNWGAIASDYERAFENLSAQYAAHALRLLALRAGDRVLDVAAGTGTFSLQAARAGAEVLATDFAPGMVARLRERIAAEGLGGISAEVMDGQALALPDASFDVAASVLGLIFFPDLERGLGELRRVLRAGGRAAVVCWRDPASLPLMTLVRQAIQRVAPEFQPPSAPPVWARLAGAEVLKIRMEAAGFRRVEVVTSTAIQRIDAPEAYWAGFTRSAPPLAYLFSQLGPERTAAVGREYIEALRAQSKDGVPTLTVEACLGIGHA, from the coding sequence ATGACCCAGCTGAGCCCCGACCAGGTTGCCGGAAACTGGGGGGCCATCGCCTCGGACTACGAGCGGGCCTTCGAGAACCTGAGCGCCCAGTACGCCGCCCATGCCCTCCGGCTGCTGGCCCTCCGGGCGGGCGACCGCGTCCTCGACGTGGCCGCGGGCACCGGCACCTTCAGCCTCCAGGCGGCGCGAGCCGGGGCCGAGGTCCTCGCCACGGATTTCGCGCCGGGGATGGTGGCCCGGCTGCGGGAACGCATCGCCGCGGAAGGGCTCGGCGGCATCTCCGCCGAGGTCATGGACGGGCAGGCGCTGGCCCTCCCCGATGCCTCCTTCGATGTCGCGGCCTCGGTGCTGGGACTGATCTTCTTCCCCGACCTGGAGCGCGGGCTGGGCGAGCTGCGGCGGGTGCTGCGGGCGGGTGGGCGCGCCGCGGTCGTCTGCTGGCGCGATCCCGCCAGCCTGCCGCTGATGACCCTGGTGAGGCAGGCCATCCAGCGCGTGGCCCCAGAGTTCCAGCCCCCTTCCGCACCGCCTGTCTGGGCCCGCCTCGCGGGCGCCGAGGTGCTGAAGATCCGGATGGAAGCGGCTGGCTTCCGGAGGGTGGAGGTCGTGACCTCCACGGCCATCCAGCGCATCGACGCACCGGAAGCCTACTGGGCCGGCTTCACGCGCTCGGCGCCGCCCCTGGCCTACCTGTTCAGCCAGCTCGGACCCGAGCGCACGGCGGCCGTAGGACGGGAGTACATCGAGGCCCTCCGGGCCCAGTCCAAGGACGGCGTGCCGACCCTGACCGTGGAGGCCTGCCTTGGCATCGGCCATGCCTGA
- a CDS encoding methyltransferase family protein, with amino-acid sequence MPDRDAGPGVRLPPPLVFLAGLGLGFLLQRIAPLAFAAQGQPLPRWLGGLLALGSAALALWAFRTFHRAHTTVRPDRSASTLLTGGPFRFTRNPLYLSLSLLHAGLAFLANALWPALMLVPVLLLIRYHVIAREERHLLGLFGAEYQAYCRRVRRWF; translated from the coding sequence ATGCCTGACCGGGATGCGGGCCCCGGCGTCCGCCTGCCCCCGCCCCTGGTGTTCCTCGCGGGGCTGGGCCTCGGCTTCCTGCTCCAGCGCATCGCCCCCCTGGCCTTCGCCGCCCAGGGCCAGCCCCTCCCCCGCTGGCTGGGCGGGCTCCTCGCCCTGGGCTCCGCGGCGCTGGCCCTCTGGGCCTTCCGCACCTTCCACCGCGCCCACACCACCGTGAGGCCCGACCGCAGCGCCTCGACGCTCCTCACTGGGGGGCCCTTCCGGTTCACCCGGAACCCCCTCTATCTCAGCCTCTCGCTCCTCCACGCAGGCCTCGCCTTCCTGGCCAATGCCCTCTGGCCCGCGCTCATGCTGGTGCCGGTCCTCCTCCTGATCCGCTACCACGTCATCGCCCGGGAGGAGCGGCACCTGCTGGGCCTGTTCGGGGCCGAGTACCAGGCCTACTGCCGCAGGGTACGGCGCTGGTTCTGA
- the rlmF gene encoding 23S rRNA (adenine(1618)-N(6))-methyltransferase RlmF — protein MRPRPAPGPKEPRSAKPGLHPRNRHAGGYAFPGLIAASPELGPFLRRAPHGGSTIDFADPAAVKALNRALLAEAYGIRGWDLPPGYLCPPIPGRADYLHHLADLLAEDGPIPRGPAVRVLDIGTGASAIYPLLGHREYGWSFVGTDIDGAALASAARTLAANPGLEAAVALRKQADPKAILAGVVGPGETFDLTLCNPPFHGSLREAREGTQRKWRNLGRGQGATPVLNFGGQGAELWCEGGEAGFARRLIEESARMPGQVLWFTTLISSSRNLPALQRALRQAGAVEVHTVPMAQGQKQSRFLAWTFLDAAAREAWRKRRSGL, from the coding sequence ATGCGCCCGCGCCCAGCCCCAGGCCCGAAGGAGCCCCGGTCCGCCAAGCCCGGCCTGCACCCGCGCAACCGGCACGCCGGGGGCTACGCCTTCCCCGGGCTGATCGCGGCCAGCCCCGAGCTCGGGCCCTTCCTGCGGCGCGCCCCCCACGGCGGGTCCACCATCGACTTCGCGGACCCCGCGGCGGTGAAGGCCCTGAACCGCGCCCTGCTGGCGGAGGCCTACGGCATCCGGGGCTGGGACCTCCCTCCGGGCTACCTGTGCCCGCCCATTCCCGGCCGGGCGGACTACCTGCACCACCTGGCGGACCTGCTGGCGGAGGACGGGCCCATCCCCCGGGGCCCCGCCGTGCGCGTGCTGGATATCGGCACCGGCGCCAGCGCCATCTACCCCCTGCTGGGCCACCGGGAATACGGCTGGTCCTTCGTGGGCACGGACATCGATGGCGCCGCCCTGGCCTCGGCGGCCCGCACCCTGGCCGCGAACCCGGGGCTGGAGGCGGCCGTCGCCCTGCGGAAGCAGGCCGACCCGAAGGCCATCCTCGCGGGCGTGGTGGGGCCGGGAGAGACCTTCGACCTGACCCTCTGCAATCCCCCCTTCCACGGATCGCTCCGCGAGGCCCGGGAGGGCACCCAGCGGAAGTGGCGCAACCTGGGCCGCGGCCAGGGCGCGACACCGGTCCTGAACTTCGGCGGCCAGGGGGCGGAGCTCTGGTGCGAGGGCGGCGAGGCGGGCTTCGCCCGGCGCCTGATCGAAGAGAGCGCCCGGATGCCAGGCCAGGTGCTCTGGTTCACCACGCTGATCTCCAGCTCCAGGAACCTGCCCGCCCTGCAGCGGGCCCTCCGCCAGGCCGGGGCCGTGGAGGTCCACACGGTGCCCATGGCCCAGGGCCAGAAGCAGAGCCGGTTCCTGGCCTGGACCTTCCTTGATGCGGCGGCGCGGGAAGCCTGGCGGAAGCGGCGCTCCGGGTTGTGA
- a CDS encoding glutaminase, protein MDLQALLDDLAMESAPCAAQGKVADYIPALAAVDPARFGLALATMDGQLVGSGDWRTPFSIQSVSKAFSLALVLARDGEALWRRVGREPSGNPFNSLVQLEYEKGIPRNPFINAGALVLIDRLLTLTGDSLGTLRDFLRAESGNPAVDVDPEVAASEASHGHRNAALAHFMASCGNLENPVDRVLDHYFRQCSLSMSCADLARAGLFLANHGLRADGSRLLSRSESKRINSIMLTCGTYDAAGDFAYRVGLPGKSGVGGGILAVLPERGVLCVWSPALDPHGNSIAGVEALDRFTTRTGWSVF, encoded by the coding sequence ATGGATCTCCAAGCCCTCCTCGACGACCTGGCCATGGAATCGGCCCCCTGCGCGGCGCAGGGGAAGGTGGCGGACTACATCCCGGCCCTGGCGGCGGTGGATCCCGCGCGTTTCGGCCTCGCCCTGGCCACCATGGACGGGCAGCTCGTGGGCAGCGGCGACTGGCGGACGCCCTTCTCCATCCAGAGCGTGTCCAAGGCCTTCTCCCTGGCCCTGGTGCTGGCCCGCGATGGCGAGGCCCTGTGGCGGCGCGTGGGCCGCGAACCCTCGGGCAACCCCTTCAACTCTCTCGTGCAGCTGGAGTACGAGAAGGGCATTCCGCGCAACCCCTTCATCAACGCCGGCGCTCTCGTGCTCATCGACCGGCTGCTCACGCTGACTGGCGACTCCCTGGGCACCCTGCGGGACTTCCTGCGCGCCGAAAGCGGCAACCCGGCCGTGGACGTGGATCCCGAGGTGGCCGCGTCGGAAGCCTCCCACGGCCACCGCAACGCGGCCCTGGCCCACTTCATGGCCAGCTGCGGCAACCTCGAGAACCCGGTGGACCGGGTGCTGGACCACTACTTCCGCCAGTGCAGCCTCAGCATGAGCTGCGCGGATCTGGCCAGGGCGGGCCTCTTCCTGGCCAACCACGGCCTGCGGGCCGACGGCTCGCGCCTGCTCTCCCGCAGCGAGTCCAAGCGCATCAACTCGATCATGCTCACCTGCGGCACCTACGACGCCGCCGGCGACTTCGCCTATCGCGTGGGCCTGCCCGGCAAGAGCGGCGTGGGCGGCGGCATCCTGGCCGTGCTGCCCGAGCGCGGCGTCCTCTGCGTCTGGAGCCCCGCCCTCGACCCCCACGGCAACAGCATCGCCGGCGTCGAGGCCCTGGACCGCTTCACGACCCGGACCGGGTGGTCGGTGTTCTGA
- a CDS encoding DinB family protein — protein sequence MTPLAADLLLLFRRDLRCLIREVDLFPDDASLWRTVPGIANSAGNLALHLAGNLQHFVGAVLGATGYVRQREREFAQREGSRASVIAELEATLAAVEAGLAALTEEAEAATFPAPVGPHRPLTGIFLMHLATHLAFHLGQVGYLRRALTGDPASAGGMSVAELLEHR from the coding sequence ATGACGCCTCTCGCCGCCGACCTCCTCCTGCTGTTCCGCCGCGACCTGCGCTGCCTCATCCGCGAGGTGGACCTCTTCCCCGATGACGCCAGCCTGTGGCGCACGGTGCCGGGCATCGCCAACAGCGCCGGGAACCTGGCCCTGCACCTGGCGGGCAACCTCCAGCACTTCGTGGGCGCCGTGCTGGGCGCCACGGGCTACGTGCGCCAGCGGGAGCGGGAGTTCGCCCAGCGGGAGGGCAGTCGCGCCTCCGTGATCGCGGAGCTGGAGGCCACGCTCGCCGCCGTGGAGGCGGGGCTGGCTGCCCTGACGGAAGAGGCCGAAGCGGCCACCTTCCCCGCGCCCGTGGGGCCCCACCGGCCTCTCACGGGGATCTTCCTGATGCACCTGGCCACGCACCTGGCCTTCCACCTGGGCCAGGTGGGCTACCTGCGCCGGGCCCTCACGGGCGATCCGGCCAGCGCCGGGGGCATGTCCGTGGCCGAACTGCTGGAGCACCGATGA
- a CDS encoding DUF4199 domain-containing protein — MNDPALTHPTASEETLLLPLQAGALLGVLVALWTFVMGFTGWYRHPSLLFLFWLVIPLQIVVLVLMLWRTAPTAGYLRQVQNGMGASFIASIIIFAASLLFTMVVFPSYFAELEALGRLQMAKQGLSPEQIEAVVKAQAPMQKPLGSAFAGALGTWITGLFTSLIAAAWFRKK; from the coding sequence ATGAACGACCCTGCCCTGACCCACCCCACCGCCTCGGAAGAGACCCTGCTGCTGCCCCTCCAGGCCGGGGCCCTGCTGGGCGTCCTGGTGGCCCTCTGGACCTTCGTCATGGGCTTCACGGGCTGGTACCGCCACCCCAGCCTGCTCTTCCTCTTCTGGCTGGTGATCCCCCTGCAGATCGTCGTCCTGGTGCTGATGCTCTGGAGGACCGCCCCCACCGCCGGCTACCTGCGCCAGGTGCAGAACGGCATGGGAGCCTCGTTCATCGCGTCCATCATCATCTTCGCGGCCAGCCTGCTCTTCACCATGGTGGTGTTCCCCAGCTACTTCGCGGAGCTGGAGGCCCTGGGGCGTCTCCAGATGGCGAAGCAGGGCCTCAGCCCCGAGCAGATCGAGGCCGTGGTGAAGGCCCAGGCCCCCATGCAGAAGCCCCTGGGTAGCGCCTTCGCCGGGGCCCTGGGCACCTGGATCACGGGGCTGTTCACCTCGCTCATCGCGGCGGCGTGGTTCCGCAAGAAGTAG
- a CDS encoding NUDIX domain-containing protein, giving the protein MWALTVAAVIERNGRFLFVEETDGSPERVLNQPAGHVEPGEGLLDAVRREVREETGLAFTPEAVVGIYQLRARNGRDYCRICFRGSVPEGAEAVPEDPQILGCRWLSREELAAAPLRSGLVLRCVDDARAGAAHPLALVEGVRQER; this is encoded by the coding sequence ATGTGGGCCCTCACGGTCGCGGCCGTCATCGAGCGGAACGGCCGCTTCCTTTTCGTCGAGGAGACGGACGGCTCGCCTGAGCGTGTCCTCAACCAGCCTGCGGGGCACGTGGAACCCGGCGAAGGCCTCCTGGATGCCGTTCGGCGCGAGGTGCGGGAGGAGACCGGGCTGGCCTTCACGCCCGAGGCGGTGGTGGGCATCTACCAGCTGCGGGCCCGCAACGGGAGGGACTACTGCCGCATCTGCTTCCGGGGCTCCGTGCCCGAAGGCGCGGAGGCCGTTCCCGAGGACCCGCAGATCCTGGGCTGTCGCTGGCTCAGCCGCGAGGAGCTGGCGGCCGCGCCCCTGCGCTCGGGCCTCGTGCTGCGCTGCGTGGACGACGCCCGGGCCGGCGCCGCCCACCCCCTGGCGCTCGTGGAGGGCGTGCGGCAGGAGCGGTAG
- a CDS encoding DUF4337 domain-containing protein, which yields MSDEKKEPWLSLLALTTVILAVCATLATFKGGGHSTRAVLSQSQASDQWAYYQAKGIKGNLYEVEAMRLRRELELAPKAAAPTLEKSLADVEKKVAKYDGEKAEIQKEARRFEEAKADAQKHGAAFGLAVIFLQIGILLSSIAALLKQKPVYLLGLVVGVVGIVYFINGFYLFLAV from the coding sequence ATGAGCGACGAGAAGAAAGAACCCTGGCTGAGCCTGCTGGCCCTGACGACGGTGATCCTGGCGGTCTGCGCCACGCTGGCCACCTTCAAGGGCGGCGGCCACTCCACGCGGGCGGTGCTGAGCCAGAGCCAGGCCTCGGATCAGTGGGCCTACTACCAGGCCAAGGGCATCAAGGGAAACCTCTATGAGGTCGAGGCCATGCGCCTGCGCCGGGAACTGGAGCTGGCCCCGAAGGCCGCCGCGCCCACCCTGGAGAAGAGCCTCGCCGACGTCGAGAAGAAGGTCGCCAAGTACGACGGCGAGAAGGCCGAGATCCAGAAGGAGGCCCGCCGCTTCGAGGAGGCCAAGGCCGATGCCCAGAAGCATGGCGCCGCCTTCGGCCTGGCCGTGATCTTCCTCCAGATCGGCATCCTGCTCTCCTCCATCGCCGCCCTGCTGAAGCAGAAGCCCGTCTACCTCCTGGGCCTCGTGGTGGGCGTGGTGGGCATCGTCTACTTCATCAACGGCTTCTACCTGTTCCTGGCGGTCTGA
- a CDS encoding caspase family protein, with protein sequence MLHRTALCVGINQYQNFPSASLHGCVNDARDMAALLKDLLGFEDSDIIQLTDQAATKANIMRELRRMVEGALAGRYNHLVFTFAGHGTQVPDLNLDEFDRADEAFCPHDLAKSGPQWDRDHLIVDDELHDLFVQLPPSVILEILLDTSHSGAGLRAADLLMDRKPRYLPPPSLEAFRDIEYRRARPAHIKLLEKGLSHHILWTACKDSQTAADAFMQGDWHGAFTWHFCREAMASGNHLTRAKVLAKIRSDLSAAHFTQTPQLDCEAVTRHAVMKAIEVPASVAPLPSDMPS encoded by the coding sequence ATGTTGCATCGCACTGCGCTTTGCGTCGGGATCAACCAGTACCAGAACTTCCCTTCAGCCAGCCTGCACGGGTGCGTCAACGACGCCCGCGACATGGCCGCCCTGCTGAAGGACCTGCTGGGCTTCGAGGATTCCGACATCATCCAGTTGACGGACCAGGCCGCCACCAAGGCCAACATCATGCGCGAGCTGCGTCGCATGGTGGAGGGCGCCCTGGCCGGCCGGTACAACCACCTGGTCTTCACCTTCGCGGGCCATGGCACACAAGTGCCGGACCTGAACCTCGACGAGTTCGACCGGGCCGACGAGGCCTTCTGCCCCCATGACCTGGCCAAGAGCGGCCCCCAGTGGGACCGCGACCACCTCATCGTGGACGACGAACTCCACGACCTGTTCGTGCAGCTGCCCCCAAGCGTGATCCTGGAGATCCTGCTCGACACGTCCCACAGCGGCGCGGGCCTTCGCGCCGCGGACCTGCTCATGGACCGCAAGCCCCGCTACCTGCCGCCGCCTTCGCTCGAGGCCTTCCGCGACATCGAGTACCGCCGCGCCCGGCCGGCCCACATCAAGCTCCTGGAGAAGGGCCTGTCTCACCACATCCTGTGGACCGCCTGCAAGGACAGTCAGACCGCCGCGGACGCCTTCATGCAGGGCGACTGGCACGGCGCCTTCACCTGGCACTTCTGCCGCGAGGCCATGGCCAGCGGCAACCACCTCACCCGCGCCAAGGTGCTGGCCAAGATCCGCTCCGACCTCAGCGCCGCCCACTTCACGCAGACACCCCAGCTGGACTGCGAGGCCGTCACCCGGCACGCCGTGATGAAGGCCATCGAGGTGCCCGCCAGCGTCGCCCCCCTGCCCAGCGACATGCCGAGTTGA
- the ahcY gene encoding adenosylhomocysteinase — translation MTVATSDFIVADLGLAAWGRREIAIAEGEMPALMAIRQQYAATQPLKGARIAGSLHMTIQTAVLIETLKALGAEVRWASCNIFSTQDHAAAAIAADGTPVFAIKGETLPDYWDYTHRIFDFDGGANMILDDGGDATLLLHLGARAEQDIHVLDHPDSEEATVLFAAIRKRLAEKPGWYSAQLAKIQGVTEETTTGVHRLYEMAKKGELKFPAINVNDSVTKSKFDNLYGCRESLVDAIKRATDVMVAGKIAVVCGYGDVGKGSAQALRALSAQVWVTEVDPICALQAAMEGYRVVTMDEACGQADIFVTCTGNFHVITHDHMKRMKHNAIVCNIGHFDSEIDVASLEQYPWEEIKPQVDHIIFPDGRRIILLAKGRLVNLGCGTGHPSYVMSSSFANQTLAQIELWTKQKDYPVGVYTLPKHLDEQVARLQLQTLNAKLTTLRPDQAKYIGVPVDGPYKADHYRY, via the coding sequence ATGACCGTCGCCACCTCTGATTTCATCGTCGCTGATCTCGGCCTCGCCGCCTGGGGCCGCAGGGAGATCGCCATCGCCGAGGGCGAGATGCCAGCCCTCATGGCCATCCGGCAGCAGTACGCCGCCACGCAGCCCCTCAAGGGCGCGCGCATCGCGGGCTCGCTGCACATGACCATCCAGACCGCCGTGCTCATCGAGACGCTGAAGGCGCTGGGCGCCGAGGTGCGCTGGGCCAGCTGCAACATCTTCAGCACGCAGGACCACGCCGCCGCCGCCATCGCCGCGGACGGCACGCCGGTCTTCGCCATCAAGGGCGAGACCCTGCCGGACTACTGGGACTACACGCACCGCATCTTCGATTTCGACGGCGGCGCCAACATGATCCTCGATGACGGCGGCGACGCCACGCTGCTGCTGCACCTGGGCGCTCGCGCCGAGCAGGACATCCACGTCCTTGATCATCCCGACAGCGAGGAGGCCACCGTGCTCTTCGCGGCCATCCGCAAGCGCCTGGCCGAGAAGCCGGGCTGGTACTCGGCCCAGCTGGCCAAGATCCAGGGCGTGACGGAAGAGACCACCACCGGAGTGCACCGCCTCTATGAGATGGCCAAGAAGGGCGAGCTGAAGTTCCCCGCCATCAACGTCAACGACAGCGTCACCAAGAGCAAGTTCGACAACCTCTACGGCTGCCGCGAGTCCCTGGTGGATGCCATCAAGCGCGCCACCGACGTGATGGTCGCCGGCAAGATCGCCGTCGTCTGCGGCTACGGCGATGTGGGCAAGGGCAGCGCCCAGGCCCTGCGTGCGCTGAGCGCCCAGGTGTGGGTCACGGAGGTCGATCCCATCTGCGCCCTGCAGGCGGCCATGGAGGGCTACCGCGTGGTGACCATGGACGAGGCCTGCGGGCAGGCCGACATCTTCGTCACCTGCACGGGCAACTTCCACGTGATCACCCACGACCACATGAAGCGCATGAAGCACAACGCCATCGTGTGCAACATCGGCCACTTCGACAGCGAGATCGATGTCGCCAGCCTGGAGCAGTACCCCTGGGAGGAGATCAAGCCCCAGGTGGACCACATCATCTTCCCCGATGGCCGGCGCATCATCCTCCTGGCCAAGGGGCGCCTGGTGAACCTGGGCTGCGGCACGGGCCACCCCAGCTATGTGATGAGCAGCAGCTTCGCCAACCAGACCCTGGCCCAGATCGAGCTGTGGACGAAGCAGAAGGACTACCCGGTCGGCGTCTACACCCTCCCCAAGCACCTCGACGAGCAGGTGGCGCGGCTCCAGCTGCAGACGCTCAACGCGAAGCTCACGACCCTGCGCCCCGACCAGGCCAAGTACATCGGCGTGCCGGTGGATGGGCCGTACAAAGCCGATCACTACCGCTACTGA
- a CDS encoding ComEA family DNA-binding protein, whose translation MSNPFTTLALALALALPLSAAAGRAPRAPQRAVNLNTASVTELMQLPRIGQKTAERIVSFRKQHGGFQRPEELMNVKGIGEKSYAKLKPYLALSPAPRPAAAAK comes from the coding sequence ATGTCCAACCCCTTCACCACCCTCGCCTTGGCGCTCGCCCTGGCCCTTCCCCTCTCCGCCGCGGCCGGCCGCGCCCCCCGGGCCCCCCAGCGGGCCGTGAACCTCAACACGGCCTCGGTGACCGAGCTGATGCAGCTGCCCCGCATCGGCCAGAAGACCGCCGAGCGCATCGTGTCCTTCCGCAAGCAGCACGGCGGCTTCCAGCGGCCGGAGGAGCTGATGAACGTCAAGGGCATCGGCGAGAAGTCCTACGCCAAGCTCAAGCCCTACCTGGCCCTCTCCCCCGCGCCGCGCCCCGCGGCCGCGGCGAAGTAG
- the radC gene encoding RadC family protein yields the protein MRILDLSPDQRPRERLLAGHGETLSDADLLALLWGTGLRGHSAVELAQGVLGRTGGLAGLLALGLTDWLDQPGLGPAKAGQLWAALELTRRAQRGSDRPRITSPRAAGSYLLPRCQGWTEERFGLLALNAKGDLLAERILSQGTATATLISPREFFREALRYGASTALAFHNHPSGDPAPSREDIQLTRRLQAAGESLGVPLADHLILGHERYHSFRAAEGWDHRG from the coding sequence ATGCGCATTCTGGACCTTTCCCCCGATCAGCGCCCCCGGGAACGCCTGCTGGCGGGCCACGGCGAGACCCTCTCCGATGCCGACCTCCTGGCCCTGCTCTGGGGCACGGGGCTCCGCGGGCACAGCGCCGTGGAGCTGGCCCAGGGCGTTCTCGGGCGCACTGGCGGCCTGGCGGGTCTCCTGGCCTTGGGGCTGACCGACTGGCTGGACCAGCCGGGCCTCGGCCCCGCCAAGGCCGGCCAGCTCTGGGCCGCCCTCGAACTGACCCGGCGCGCCCAGCGCGGTTCGGACCGGCCCCGCATCACCAGCCCCCGCGCCGCCGGCAGCTACCTGCTGCCCCGGTGCCAGGGCTGGACGGAAGAGCGCTTCGGCCTGCTGGCCCTCAATGCCAAGGGCGACCTGCTGGCCGAGCGCATCCTCAGCCAGGGCACGGCCACGGCCACGCTCATCAGCCCCCGCGAGTTCTTCCGCGAGGCTCTGCGCTACGGCGCCAGCACCGCCCTGGCCTTCCACAACCACCCCAGCGGCGACCCCGCCCCCAGCCGCGAGGACATCCAGCTCACGCGGCGTCTCCAGGCCGCCGGCGAGTCCCTCGGCGTGCCCCTGGCCGACCACCTCATCCTCGGCCATGAGCGCTACCACAGCTTCCGGGCGGCGGAGGGATGGGACCACCGGGGGTGA
- a CDS encoding cytochrome c3 family protein: MLLIRSMALGLVASAVALTAAPTKVGAAACKMCHKVQFESWNASAHAKTKPVLDCEACHGPGSEYKAVKVMKDPAAAKKAGLIMPDKAQCATCHGKHMVSPMTDAMFAKVHAHKKK; the protein is encoded by the coding sequence ATGCTGTTGATCCGTTCCATGGCGCTGGGCCTCGTCGCGAGCGCCGTGGCCCTCACCGCCGCACCGACCAAGGTCGGCGCCGCGGCCTGCAAGATGTGTCACAAGGTTCAGTTCGAGTCCTGGAACGCCTCGGCGCACGCCAAGACGAAGCCCGTGCTGGATTGCGAGGCCTGCCACGGTCCCGGCAGCGAGTACAAGGCCGTCAAGGTCATGAAGGATCCCGCCGCCGCGAAGAAGGCGGGCCTCATCATGCCGGACAAGGCCCAGTGCGCCACCTGCCACGGCAAGCACATGGTGTCCCCCATGACCGACGCCATGTTCGCCAAGGTCCACGCCCACAAGAAGAAATAG